One window of the Thermococcus sp. genome contains the following:
- a CDS encoding nucleotidyltransferase encodes MDAKTLAKAKEELVRRIREFYGDNLLSIIFYGRHLRDPGFPEIDVVVVIDKPYDPVKMNRVADFVEKVRDPIEEKYGYHVSFELYTREEAENFHSGYLDVVVNYEVAYDKDNYFQNLLRDMLNPDKAMDYVKYLSTIEYIPVDREEK; translated from the coding sequence ATGGACGCCAAGACCTTAGCAAAGGCAAAGGAAGAGCTCGTGAGAAGAATAAGGGAGTTTTACGGTGACAACCTGCTCTCCATAATCTTTTACGGCAGGCACCTGAGAGACCCGGGCTTTCCCGAGATAGACGTCGTCGTTGTGATAGACAAGCCTTACGACCCCGTCAAGATGAATCGCGTTGCCGACTTCGTCGAGAAGGTCCGCGACCCTATAGAGGAGAAGTACGGCTACCACGTCTCCTTTGAGCTCTACACGCGCGAAGAGGCAGAGAACTTCCACTCGGGCTACTTAGATGTCGTCGTCAACTACGAGGTGGCCTACGATAAAGACAACTACTTCCAGAACCTCCTCAGGGACATGCTGAACCCCGATAAGGCGATGGACTACGTCAAGTACCTGAGCACCATCGAGTACATTCCCGTTGACAGGGAGGAGAAGTGA
- the mobA gene encoding molybdenum cofactor guanylyltransferase MobA encodes MIGAVLAGGRGKRFGGDKLLFKISGKPLISHTIERLKSADSVDEIVIVASPENAEKLKALGYRVVVDELLVGPIGGIYKALSLGDAFVVAGDMPLLVPEFVDFVVKRFERAKKPACVPKWSNGYLEPLHAAYSGELRSFLEKKIEADQYAINRAIRESDACYIEIESLPEEWRESFFNVNTREDLRRIRGIRGNIP; translated from the coding sequence ATGATAGGTGCCGTCTTAGCGGGTGGAAGGGGGAAGCGCTTCGGGGGCGATAAGTTACTCTTTAAAATTTCCGGGAAGCCTTTGATAAGTCACACAATCGAGAGGCTTAAATCAGCGGATTCAGTAGATGAGATTGTCATAGTGGCCTCTCCTGAGAACGCTGAAAAGCTCAAGGCCCTCGGCTACCGCGTGGTCGTTGACGAGCTACTCGTCGGGCCGATTGGGGGAATCTACAAAGCTCTTTCCCTCGGAGATGCATTCGTCGTTGCCGGTGACATGCCCCTTCTCGTTCCCGAGTTCGTTGACTTCGTAGTCAAGCGCTTTGAGCGGGCTAAAAAACCCGCCTGCGTTCCTAAGTGGAGCAACGGCTACCTCGAACCGCTACACGCGGCCTATTCCGGGGAGTTAAGAAGTTTCCTTGAGAAGAAAATTGAGGCCGACCAGTACGCGATAAACCGCGCGATAAGGGAGAGTGATGCCTGCTACATCGAAATCGAGAGCCTTCCGGAGGAGTGGAGGGAGAGCTTCTTCAACGTGAACACGCGGGAGGATTTGAGGAGAATCAGAGGCATTCGAGGGAACATCCCATAA